In Actinoplanes derwentensis, the following proteins share a genomic window:
- a CDS encoding FAD-dependent monooxygenase, producing MDADVIVVGAGPTGLMLAGELALAGVRVRVLERRDSPQRDSRALTLHPRSVEVLDQRGLAGAFLAVGKPVPGWHFAGLETRLDFAALDSSHGYTLFLAQAQTERLLAGWVHSLGVPVSRGTTVSGLAQDDDGVEVTADGTRLRARYVVGCDGGRSIVREAAGIEFPGTAETLTGMLGDFAVIDGTILHRAAPGGVLAVPLGDGITRFVTVDAQRMREPSSTPVTLEELRSALVRSCGTDFGVAEPRWLSRFGNATRLAARYRSGRVLLAGDAAHIHFPAAGQGLNTGLQDAANLGWKLAAQVHGWAPDGLLDSYHDERHPVGAAVTANTEVQTLLLELTQVARYERPAAALRALINDLLGIEAANRRIAGAVSGLDTRYGVSPEPLVGARMPDIPLTTHTSVAESLRGGTFVLLGLTGDGPAENEVAGWAGRVTVAMASDDAHPALAGITEILIRPDGHVAWISRNGQPGGDRPGALTAWAGKAATSIGV from the coding sequence ATGGACGCCGATGTGATCGTGGTGGGAGCCGGCCCCACCGGGCTGATGCTCGCCGGGGAACTGGCGCTGGCCGGAGTCCGCGTGCGAGTCCTGGAACGACGGGACTCACCACAGCGCGACTCGCGAGCGCTCACGCTGCATCCGCGCAGCGTCGAAGTGCTGGATCAGCGCGGACTCGCCGGCGCGTTCCTGGCCGTGGGCAAGCCGGTGCCCGGCTGGCACTTCGCCGGCCTCGAGACCCGGCTCGACTTCGCCGCCCTGGACAGCTCACACGGCTACACGCTGTTTCTCGCGCAAGCCCAGACCGAGCGACTGCTGGCCGGCTGGGTGCACTCCCTCGGCGTTCCGGTCTCCCGGGGTACCACCGTCTCCGGACTCGCCCAGGACGACGACGGCGTGGAGGTCACGGCGGACGGCACGAGGCTGCGGGCCCGCTATGTCGTCGGCTGCGACGGTGGCCGCAGTATCGTCCGGGAGGCCGCCGGGATCGAATTCCCCGGCACTGCGGAGACCCTCACGGGGATGCTCGGCGACTTCGCCGTCATCGACGGCACCATCCTGCACCGCGCAGCGCCGGGTGGCGTACTGGCGGTCCCCCTCGGCGACGGGATCACCCGATTCGTCACCGTCGACGCGCAGCGGATGCGGGAGCCGTCGTCGACGCCGGTGACGCTCGAGGAGCTCCGGTCCGCCCTCGTACGATCCTGTGGAACGGATTTCGGGGTGGCCGAGCCCCGATGGCTGTCCCGTTTCGGCAACGCCACCCGGCTGGCCGCCCGCTACCGGTCCGGTCGTGTCCTGCTGGCCGGCGACGCCGCGCACATCCACTTTCCCGCGGCCGGTCAGGGGCTCAACACCGGGCTGCAGGACGCGGCGAACCTCGGCTGGAAACTGGCCGCCCAGGTGCACGGCTGGGCTCCGGACGGCCTGCTCGACAGCTATCACGACGAGCGGCATCCGGTCGGCGCCGCCGTCACCGCCAACACCGAGGTCCAGACGCTGCTGCTGGAACTCACGCAGGTCGCCCGGTACGAGCGGCCGGCTGCCGCACTCCGGGCACTGATCAACGACCTGCTCGGCATCGAAGCCGCCAACCGGCGGATCGCGGGCGCGGTGTCCGGACTGGACACCCGGTACGGCGTGTCGCCCGAACCACTCGTCGGCGCCCGCATGCCGGACATCCCGCTCACCACGCACACCAGCGTCGCCGAGTCCCTGCGCGGTGGCACGTTCGTGCTGCTCGGCCTGACCGGCGACGGCCCGGCTGAGAACGAGGTCGCGGGCTGGGCCGGACGCGTCACCGTGGCCATGGCCTCCGATGACGCACACCCCGCGCTGGCCGGCATCACCGAGATCCTCATCCGCCCGGACGGCCACGTCGCCTGGATCAGCCGCAACGGCCAGCCGGGCGGCGATCGACCCGGCGCGCTGACCGCGTGGGCGGGCAAGGCCGCGACGAGCATCGGGGTGTGA
- a CDS encoding SDR family NAD(P)-dependent oxidoreductase — protein MEYRGITAMVTGASKGIGRAYAHELARRGANLILVARSPDALARVADEIRAAYGVSAEPLAADLSSTDGPDRVARELAARGLTVDLLVNNAGAGSVGPFLDRPYEPQRRAVDLNIHGLMALTYQLGAQMVARGSGGIINVASTAAFQPLPYQAGYAATKAFVLSFTEAFAQEMRGTGVRVMVAHPGATETGFFDGTTAVMDPRATDSPERVAAKTLNDFARGRLNSYPGRPFNRAQTLAARLMPRAAVARLTFGLNRHLGFHTVQDA, from the coding sequence ATGGAGTATCGCGGCATCACGGCGATGGTCACCGGGGCGTCCAAAGGGATCGGCCGGGCGTACGCCCACGAACTGGCCCGGCGCGGCGCGAACCTGATCCTGGTGGCCCGCTCGCCGGACGCGCTCGCCCGGGTCGCCGACGAGATCCGGGCAGCGTACGGGGTGTCCGCCGAACCGCTGGCCGCCGACCTGAGCAGCACCGACGGCCCGGACCGGGTGGCGCGCGAACTGGCCGCCCGAGGGCTCACCGTCGACCTGCTCGTCAACAACGCCGGCGCGGGCTCGGTCGGGCCGTTCCTGGACCGGCCGTACGAGCCGCAACGCCGCGCCGTCGACCTCAACATCCACGGGCTGATGGCGCTGACCTACCAGCTCGGCGCGCAGATGGTCGCCCGTGGTTCCGGTGGCATCATCAACGTCGCCTCCACCGCGGCCTTCCAGCCGTTGCCCTACCAGGCCGGGTACGCCGCCACGAAGGCGTTCGTGCTGTCCTTCACCGAGGCGTTCGCCCAGGAGATGCGCGGCACCGGCGTCCGCGTGATGGTCGCGCATCCCGGCGCCACCGAGACCGGCTTCTTCGACGGCACCACCGCCGTGATGGACCCCCGCGCCACCGACTCACCGGAGCGGGTCGCCGCGAAGACCTTGAACGACTTCGCCCGAGGCCGCCTCAACTCCTACCCCGGCCGCCCGTTCAACCGCGCGCAGACCCTGGCCGCACGCCTGATGCCCCGAGCCGCCGTGGCCCGCCTGACCTTCGGCCTGAACCGCCACCTCGGCTTCCACACCGTCCAGGACGCCTGA
- a CDS encoding rhamnogalacturonan lyase family protein: MTSCPDPNRRSGPTRTAFRAATGRRIQCGPDQRTPHGRNPALIGDLSGDWREEVVLSSKVHDELVILTTDQSTGTRLYTLAQNPAYRNGMDAQGLPAVPRG; encoded by the coding sequence CTGACGTCATGCCCCGACCCTAATCGACGATCCGGTCCCACCCGTACCGCATTTCGCGCCGCTACGGGTCGCCGAATCCAGTGTGGCCCGGATCAGCGGACACCGCACGGCCGCAATCCGGCACTGATCGGCGACCTGTCCGGTGACTGGCGCGAGGAGGTGGTGCTGAGCAGCAAGGTCCACGACGAGTTGGTCATCCTCACCACCGACCAGTCCACCGGCACCCGGCTCTACACGCTCGCGCAGAACCCGGCCTACCGCAACGGCATGGATGCTCAAGGGCTACCTGCAGTCCCACGCGGTTGA
- a CDS encoding helix-turn-helix transcriptional regulator yields the protein MDDDPRRELAEFLKARRTRVRPEDVGLEPGPRRRVSGLRREELALLAGVSADYYQRMEQGRDVRPSEQVLDALARALNFSAEETRHLHTLATAARKPVPRPRRRTPETVLPTTLRLLRTMTAPAVVVGRHLDVLAWNPLAGALLGDLSPLPPSARNMLWLLLQPGADLTCPDRAATVGELTAMLRTAVAADPGHPRALELVGELAVHSTEFRTLWARHDIEETTRGRMRVVHPLVGELHLDWDAYRLPGAAPAPMIVAYTAEEGSPDSERLRLLAQLVDTPAPAAVPVGRF from the coding sequence GTGGACGACGACCCCCGCCGCGAGCTGGCGGAATTCCTGAAAGCCAGGCGGACCCGGGTGCGCCCGGAGGACGTCGGGCTGGAGCCGGGACCACGCCGCCGGGTGTCCGGGCTGCGCCGCGAGGAACTGGCCCTGCTCGCCGGAGTCAGCGCCGATTACTACCAGCGGATGGAGCAGGGCCGTGACGTCCGGCCGTCCGAGCAGGTCCTCGACGCCCTCGCCCGTGCTTTGAACTTCTCGGCCGAGGAGACCCGGCACCTGCACACGCTCGCCACCGCCGCCCGCAAGCCGGTTCCCCGCCCCCGGCGCCGCACTCCGGAAACGGTGCTGCCGACCACCCTGCGGCTGCTGCGGACGATGACCGCCCCGGCGGTGGTGGTGGGCCGGCACCTCGACGTGCTCGCCTGGAACCCACTGGCCGGCGCCCTGCTCGGCGACCTGAGCCCGCTGCCGCCGTCGGCCCGTAACATGCTGTGGCTGCTGCTGCAGCCCGGCGCTGACCTGACCTGCCCCGACCGGGCGGCCACCGTCGGCGAACTGACCGCCATGCTGCGCACCGCGGTCGCCGCCGATCCCGGCCACCCGCGAGCACTCGAACTGGTCGGTGAACTCGCGGTCCACAGCACCGAGTTCCGCACCCTCTGGGCCCGCCACGACATCGAGGAGACCACCCGCGGCCGGATGCGTGTCGTGCACCCGCTCGTCGGCGAACTCCACCTCGATTGGGACGCGTACCGGCTGCCCGGAGCGGCCCCCGCCCCGATGATCGTCGCCTACACCGCCGAGGAGGGCAGCCCTGACAGCGAGCGTCTCCGCCTGCTCGCCCAGTTGGTCGACACCCCTGCCCCGGCCGCAGTGCCGGTCGGACGGTTCTGA
- a CDS encoding quinone oxidoreductase family protein, with protein MKAAQILSYGTPDVLTLTEVQRPEPGPGEVLVAVAASSVNGHDSLVRSGAMKIVSGRRFPLGTGLDFAGVVAGIGPGTTGAVDGQLVWGTVHPRGKHQIAGAAEYVVVPADRVAPVPAGLSAVQAAALVVPGITALAALCGATGLAAGESVLVRGAAGGVGVAAVQLAHAFGGRVTALARSRHADALTSLGAERVLDYTEVTADRIGTFDVIVDTVGTELASYRRRLTPGGRMVTVGLSGPAIAAIAASTVFGSRRIRTFSADPRTAQLTELAEQVTAGRIQPVIDGVYPLADIAAAHRSFDKGGAWGRQVVRV; from the coding sequence ATGAAGGCCGCCCAGATCCTTTCGTACGGCACCCCGGACGTCCTGACCCTCACCGAAGTGCAGCGTCCCGAACCGGGGCCGGGCGAGGTTCTGGTCGCTGTCGCGGCGTCCAGTGTCAACGGACATGACTCGCTGGTCCGCTCGGGAGCCATGAAGATCGTCTCGGGTCGCCGGTTCCCGCTCGGAACGGGCCTGGACTTCGCCGGTGTCGTCGCCGGGATCGGCCCCGGCACCACCGGTGCCGTCGACGGCCAGCTGGTGTGGGGCACCGTGCATCCGCGGGGGAAGCACCAGATCGCGGGCGCCGCCGAGTACGTCGTCGTCCCCGCCGACCGTGTCGCCCCCGTACCCGCGGGGTTGTCGGCGGTGCAGGCCGCGGCCCTGGTGGTTCCCGGGATCACCGCCTTGGCCGCGCTCTGTGGCGCCACCGGTCTGGCCGCGGGCGAGAGTGTCCTGGTCCGTGGGGCGGCAGGCGGCGTCGGGGTGGCCGCCGTCCAGCTCGCGCATGCCTTCGGCGGCCGGGTGACCGCGCTGGCCCGGTCCCGGCACGCCGACGCGCTGACCAGCCTGGGCGCGGAACGGGTCCTCGACTACACGGAGGTCACCGCGGACCGGATCGGCACGTTCGACGTCATCGTGGACACCGTCGGCACGGAACTCGCCAGCTACCGCCGACGGCTGACCCCGGGTGGGCGGATGGTGACGGTGGGTCTGTCCGGCCCGGCGATCGCCGCGATCGCCGCGTCCACCGTCTTCGGGTCCCGCCGCATCCGCACGTTCAGCGCCGATCCCCGCACCGCGCAGCTCACCGAGCTGGCCGAGCAGGTCACCGCGGGCCGGATCCAGCCGGTGATCGACGGCGTGTACCCGCTCGCCGACATCGCCGCGGCACACCGATCCTTCGACAAGGGCGGCGCCTGGGGCCGGCAGGTGGTGCGGGTCTGA
- a CDS encoding TetR/AcrR family transcriptional regulator C-terminal domain-containing protein, translating into MGTVTTPERRGRPPRLDRGRTVDEALRLLDENGLDALTMRRLAEAMNAQAGALYRYFATKQDLLTAMAERMLGFGADAIADSDDWRQVVTVHAHRLRAALLAHRDGARVYAGTRSVGPNTLGFAETVVASLISAGFTPDDAARAMFAVVHFTVGHTLEEQAAAGDPADVDRLSAALDPESYPALAAAGAALTGPGFTAYFEFGLTALISGLRPG; encoded by the coding sequence ATGGGTACCGTGACAACCCCCGAACGCCGAGGCCGGCCGCCGAGACTCGACCGTGGCCGCACCGTCGACGAGGCGCTGCGCCTGCTCGACGAGAACGGCCTCGACGCGCTGACCATGCGCCGCCTCGCCGAAGCCATGAACGCGCAGGCCGGAGCCCTGTACCGGTACTTCGCCACCAAGCAGGACCTGCTCACCGCGATGGCCGAAAGGATGCTCGGCTTCGGCGCCGACGCCATCGCGGACAGCGACGACTGGCGGCAGGTGGTCACGGTCCACGCCCACCGGCTGCGCGCCGCTCTGCTGGCCCATCGCGACGGCGCCCGGGTCTACGCGGGCACCCGCTCGGTCGGGCCGAACACCCTGGGTTTCGCCGAAACCGTCGTCGCGTCGCTGATCAGCGCGGGATTCACCCCGGACGACGCCGCTCGGGCGATGTTCGCGGTCGTGCACTTCACCGTCGGGCACACCCTGGAGGAACAAGCCGCCGCCGGAGACCCGGCCGACGTCGACCGGTTGTCGGCCGCTCTCGATCCGGAGTCCTACCCGGCGCTGGCGGCCGCCGGCGCGGCACTGACCGGTCCCGGCTTCACCGCCTACTTCGAGTTCGGGCTCACCGCCCTGATCAGCGGCCTGCGGCCCGGCTGA
- a CDS encoding MarR family winged helix-turn-helix transcriptional regulator: MDLLAVVAAAHEITMMANSRMTPLLAEHRLTDATAHALWAIDPAEPPPSMKTVADRLFCNASNLTFITNQLVDRGLVTRGTDPADRRSRVLVLTERGRAVRAELIRRMLTVTPFAALGPEELTQLNSLLSRTRETYLRA; the protein is encoded by the coding sequence ATGGACCTGCTCGCCGTGGTCGCCGCCGCACACGAGATCACGATGATGGCCAACTCCCGGATGACTCCCCTGCTGGCCGAGCATCGACTCACCGACGCCACCGCGCACGCGCTCTGGGCCATCGACCCGGCCGAGCCGCCACCGTCGATGAAGACGGTGGCGGACCGGCTGTTCTGCAACGCGTCCAACCTGACGTTCATCACGAACCAGCTGGTGGACCGTGGTCTCGTCACTCGCGGCACCGACCCGGCGGACCGTCGCTCCCGAGTGCTGGTGCTGACCGAGCGGGGCCGCGCGGTCCGCGCCGAGCTGATCCGGAGGATGCTGACGGTGACTCCGTTCGCCGCCCTGGGACCCGAGGAGCTGACGCAGCTCAACAGCCTGCTGAGCCGGACCCGGGAGACGTACCTCCGGGCGTAG